Below is a genomic region from Phycisphaerae bacterium.
GGTTGTGCAGATCATGAAGCGATCCCCGGCAGGCATCACTCTGATGGCAATCGCAGCGATGGGAGCCGGTTGCACACATTCCGGGCAGCGGACAACCAGCGGAGCGTACTCCGCGGCTGAAAGCCGGCCGGGGTCATCGGCGGCGATGCAATGGAGCTTCGACGATCTCGCGCCGGGCAAGCTTCCCCCGCACTGGGTCGTGGCCGAGACGCGTCCGACGCGCGACCTGGCCCGGTGGGAGGTCGCGGTCGATCCGGCCGCGGCGTCGGGTAAGCAGGTCCTGTCTCTTCTGGAAACGAACAGCGAGAGTCCGACATTCAATCTGGCGATCGCCAACGATACGTCCTTTAAGAACCTCGAGCTCTCCGTAAAGGTCAAGGCGGTCAGGGGAGAGATTGACCAGGGCGGCGGCCCCATCTGGCGATGCAAGGACGCCAACAATTACTACATCGCCCGCATCAACCCGTTGGAAAACAACTACCGCGTCTACAAGGTGGTCGGCGGGCAGCGGAAGGAGCTCGGGTCGGTCAACACGATGCTCGAGGCGGGACGATGGTACACGCTCGGCGTGACCATGCGCGGCAGCCGAATCGAGTGCACGCTGGACGGCAAGCGCCGGCTGATCGCGGACGACCGTGCCTTGCCGGATGCGGGACGAATCGGTCTGTGGACCAAGGCCGACGCGGCCACCTCGTTCGACGACTTACACGTTCGTGCCTTTGACCAAGTTGCCTCAGCGCCGCACTAGGGCTTCCGCGGACAGATTTCCGGACAGACGCCGAAATGTGTTGCCGCCCGGCGAAGTCATCCATACTATCCCCCGCCCACGGCGAAACGGTCACGCCGGGGCTTCCCTGCATCGAATGGATTGACCGAGGCGCTCATCGCCCGCGACGACAGGGCCGCCGCCCTCGCCGGCCGGGCGATGTCCACCCTCAAAGCGTTCCATGAAAAAAGTCCTTGTTTTCTCGATTCTTCTGGTTCTCGGCCTGGCGGGATCGCAGTTGCTTCCCTCGCTGGTTGGCGACGCCTACAAACCTCTCCAGGATGCCATCCGATTCCTGACGATGGTCGGGCTGTCATTCATCATGATTCACGTCGGGTACGAGTTCGAGATCGACAAGTCCCGACTGCGCCAATACGGGTGGGATTACGTCGTCGCGGCGACGGCGGCGGCGTTTCCGTGGGTCTTCTGCTGCCTTTACTTCATCTTCGTCATGCTGCCGAGCGAGATCTGGTCCTCCTGGCCCATCTGGAAGGAATCGCTGCTGGCGTCGCGGTTTGCGGCACCGACCTCGGCCGGCGTGCTCTTCAGCATGCTGGCGGCCGCCGGACTCAGCGCCACCTGGGTGTTTCGCAAGGCGCGGATACTGGCCATCTTCGACGACCTGGACACCGTTCTGCTGATGATTCCGCTGAAGATGGCTATGGTCGGTCCGCGCTGGCAGCTTGGCGTGATCATCCTGATCATGGGCGTGCTGCTCTGGATCGGATTCCGCTGGCTCCACCGGGTTCGCATGCCCGTCTCCTGGCCCTGGGTGCTGGGGTATTCGGCGGCAATCGCCGGTGCTTCGGAGATCATCTATCGCTTCAGCAAATTCTTCGACGATACGGTGCCCATCCACATCGAGGTATTGCTGCCCGCCTTCGTGTTGGGCTGCATCATGGCTCATCCCAAGGGGCAGGATCCGCACGCCGATGACAGCCGCGAGGGCCACCAGGAAGGTCCTGAATCACCCGAGGAGCAGAAGGTCTCGACCATCATCTCCGCGGTGTTCATGGTTCTGGTGGGGCTTTCCATGCCGCTGTTCCTGGGCAGCGCGTCCTCGGAGGCGAAGGCCTCCGTCTCGGCCAGTGCCCTCACAACAGCCACGCCGGCGATGAGCGCCGCGCAAATCGCCCTGCACGTGCTGCTCATCACCGTGATTGCCAACCTGGGGAAGATGTTCTGTGTTCTGTGCTACCGGCGCGAGGCGTCGCTTCGGGAGCGCCTGGCGGTCGCCATCGGCATGTGGCCTCGCGGCGAGGTCGGTGCCGGAGTCCTCGTCCTGTCCCTTTCCTACGGCATCGGCGGTCCCGTTGTGGTCGTCGCCATGCTGTCACTGGCGGTGAATCTGCTCCTGACCGGCGTGTTTATCTGGTTTATCAAGAAGCTCCTTCGCACGGCGGCTTGAGCGATGCAGACCCGTTCGTGGAGTGGTTTCGCCTGCGGAAACAGATTATCGGCCTTTCGCGACGGTGGTTCGGCTACGGCCCCAGAGCGACTGCCCGAAAGGGTGGTTGGTATCGGTCGTATTCTCCGCTAGAATCGGGGCCTGTCGGGCCGGGAGCTGTCTAAACCAACCCGTCTGATTCTTCACGGAAACGCGGAAAGCGTTCGCCTCGTTGACATTCTGCGCACGGCCTGCTTGCCTGTCGGCGACGGCCGGTCGCCGACCATTGGGAGAGAACATCGTGAGAAGCCACCCCACACACCTGTACGCTCCGACCATTCTGTCGGCGGCGATCGTCGTAACGCTCGCCGGCGCAGCGTTCGCCCAAGAGTGCCAAAACCAGCTCGAGATCGACGTCTGCAAGGCCGGTTGCACGGCAACGGGCGCCGTTTGCGGCGGACTCTGCGACTTTGCCGGCGGAACGTGCTGGCTGGGATGCCAGGCGGCTTTCGGCACGTGCGATCTGGGCTGCGATGCGTGCAATGCCGGTTGCGACGTGTGCTGCTTCCTGGGCACGTGCAATTGCAGCGATTGCCGCGCGGACTGCAACGCCTGTCAGCGGTCCTGTGACAATGCTCGCGATGACTGCGAAAACGGCTGCATGCTCGATTGCAGCGGTTGCATGCTAAACTGCGAGCGGGACTGTCAGAGCATCTGCCGCCCCTACCGGAAAATCGGCGAGGGCTGCGACCCCATCTTCAATCGCTGCGAAGACGGATTGACCTGCTGGCCGTTCATTTTCCAGTGCTTCCCCGCAGAAAATGATAACCTCTATTCGGATGAAGACTGCCTCAAGTTATACAGCAAGGACCTTCACGAAACGGCAATGAACCTGGGAAATGCCCAGTCGTATGGAACGAGTGGCGCCGCGGCCGTGGGGCTCGGTGAAACGCTGGAAACGGGAACCGTCTACGGTCCGTACGGGGACTACGGGTGCTACTACACGACGTGCCTGGGCGGGGCGACAAACGTTACCGTCAGTCTCGCCGCATGCTCGGGCCTCTATCTCTCCTATGACGATTTCAAGGGCGAGTCCATTGCGTTTGTCGAAGGAGTCGGCGAGATCGTCGGGTTCGCGACGGCCCAAGTCATCAATCCGAGCGGGGATCTCATCGGTACATTCGATTGCGTGTCGATCGAGGCGAGCATCTTGCCGATCGACGCCGGCGTCTACGACTGCACGACCATTGTAAACACCGTGGGATATCGCGAGCCGGGCACCGACGTTCTCGTTCCCGTAACCAACAACCCGCCGCAGGCCCTGTGTCGGGATCGGGTGGTTTGCGCCAGTCCCGTGACCTGCGTCGCGAGTCCCAGCATCGACCACGGCACGGTCGATCCCGATGGCGATACGGTCATGATCGTGCAGGATCCCCCCGGTCCGTACGGCATCGGCGAGCGCCTCGTGACGCTGGTGGCCACGGACCCCGATCTGGCGTCGGACACGTGCACGGGGACGGTGACCGTCGAAGACTGTGATCCGCCCTTCATTACCTGCCCGGATGACATCACCGTGGACTGCGAAAGCGATTCCCAGGCGGTGGTCGATCCCGGCTCGCCGGAGGTTGCTGACTGTTCTGAATTTACAGTCATGTCGCCTCAGAAGCGGAGCTTCCCCGCCGGTACGACCGAAGTCGTTCACACCGCGAAGGACATCTTCGGCAACAAGAGCTTCTGCCGCCAGAAGATCACCGTGGAACTGCCTGATTCTGACGGCGACCGAATCCCCGACTGTAATGATCTTTGTCCGACGGTTACTGCCTTGTCTCCTACGGGGTGTCCCGGCATCTGCCTGGATCCGGAGGCCGACGGTGTGTGTTCCGCGACGGACAATTGCCCTCGGGTCTTCAATCCCGAGCAGCTTGATGCCGACGGCGACGGCTTCGGCGATGCGTGCGACGAATGTCCCGATGATGCGGGAAAAAACCTCCCCGGGATTTGCGGGTGCGGCGTGGCCGATACCGACACCGACGGCGACGGCATCGCAAACTGCACCGATCAGTGTCCGGGTACGGCCGCTGGCGTCCTCGTCGATGCCGCCGGCTGTCCGGTCGAACCTGAGCCGCCTCAGCCCCTTCCCGACGCCGACGGCGACGGCGTGAGTGACGACGCGGACGCCTGTCCCGATACGCCGGCCGGTGAAGCGGTGGACGAAGTCGGCTGTCCGCTCGAACCGGAGCCGCCGCAGGTGCTTGACGCCGACGGCGACGGTGTGTCCGACGAGATGGACGACTGCCCGGACACCCCCGCCAATACCGCCGTTGACGAAGTCGGGTGCCCGCTTCCCGCGGATTCCGACGGGGACGGTGTCGCCGACGCCGAGGATGCCTGTCCGGATACGCCGGCGGGAACGAGCGTGAACGCCGCGGGCTGCCCGCAGGGCATTGGACGGCTGCCCTTCCCCTTCATGTGCGGGAGCATGGGCATGATCGGATGGGCGTTCCTGGGGCTGGGGCTGACGACGCTGGCCCTGGCGCGACGAAGACCGATCTGACAGGCTGGTCCTTTCGAATCAGACGGATTCCTCCGCGTTCGCGCGATTGCCGCGCGCCGAACAAACGGGTAGCTTGCGACGGCTGTGGCAGGCCTGCGCCCGTTCGGTGCTGCGTTTTCCGGAGGAATCTCCATGCGAACTCCGCTTATTGCCGGCAACTGGAAGATGCACAAGACGCTCCGCGAAGCGCAGGAGCTTTCCGGAGCGATCCGGGAGGGGCTGCAAGATGTTCGCGGCGTGGACGTGCTTCTCTGTCCGCCGTTTCCGTATCTCTTGCCGGTGGGCGAGGCGGTTTCGGGATCGCCCATTCTTCTCGGTGCCCAGAACGTTCATGAGGAGCCGCAGGGGGCGTTCACGGGTGAAGTTTCTGTTTCCATGCTCGTGGACGCAGGGTGCAAGTACGTGATTATCGGACACAGCGAGCGCCGGCATGTCTTCGGTGAAAGCGGACATCGCCTGGCCAAAAAGGTCCGGGCGGCCGTAAGTGGTGGACTGAACGTCATTTACTGCGTCGGCGAGACGCTGGAGGAGCGCGAGGCGGAGCAGACCAACGGCGTGATCCACCGCCAGTTGGAAGAGGTTGTTGCCAAGGACGTGCCGATCGAGCGGCTCACCATTGCCTACGAGCCGGTCTGGGCCATCGGAACAGGCAAAAACGCCACGCCGTCCCAGGCCCAGGACGTTCACGCGTTTATCCGCCCGCATCTGGCGGGGGTTTACGGGGCGGCTGGAGCGGATAAAATTCGCATCCTTTACGGCGGAAGTGTTAAACCAGGGAATGCTGCGGATCTCCTTTCGCAGCCGGACATTGACGGGGCGCTGGTTGGGGGCGCCTGTCTGGTAGCCGCCGACTTTCTCGCTATCATATCCGCAGCGCGGCCGTGATGCGCGCCGGACCCGCCATCTGGCGGGTATTTCACAACGAGGACGAGGCATGTTGATTCTTGCGGAAATGACGTGGACACAGTGGTTTCTGGCCGGGTTGATCATCACCTCCTGCGTGTTGCTGATGGTCGTCATCCTGCTTCAGAAGGGACGTGGCGAGGGTCTGGCCGGGGCGCTCGGCGGTGGAGGCGGCGGAGCGTTCGGCTCCAAGACAGGCGACATGTTCACCTGGGTGACGGTCGTGCTGGCCTCGATCGTCCTGCTGCTTTCGGTGGTGTCGAACTTCGCGTTTGATCCGACCCGAGGGCGCGAGGCCGCCGCGACAGCGCCCGCTCCGGAGCAACCGGCACAATCGCCAACGCCGGCGCCGATGACCGTTCCGATTACGGTCAATGAGAACGGCAACATTGAGATGCCGCCGGGCATGGAAGGCGTGCTGAACGTAACCACCGATGCGGGCAAGGCCCCGCCTGCTGAGCAGAAGACCCCGGCCGCTTCGGGGTCGGCGCCGGCAGAGGAGACGCCCAAGGACAGCGCCGGCACACCCGCGCCGCAGGAAGAGCCCAAGAAGCCGGAGGGCGGCACCGCTCCATGATTCTGTCGATGACGGGATACGGATCGGCCTCGTGTGTGGCGGACGGCGTCAGCTACCTGGTCGAAGTCCGAAGCGTCAATCACCGTTATCTCAAGCTCAATATCCGGCTGCCGGACGCATGGCAGTTCGTCGAGGCCGCGGTCGATCGCGTGCTTCGCCGTCGGTTGAGTCGCGGTAGTGTTTCCTGCACGCTGCGAATTCGATCCGAAGGGATCGGGGGCATGCCGCCGCTGAATCTGGACGTCGCCCAGAACTACGCGGACGCGCTTTCAAGCATTCGCCTGCCTTACGGAATTCAAGCGACGATCGACTTGAGCGCACTGGCCGGTCTTCCGGGGGTCAGCGAGACGTCCGAGATCGACGACGAGACCCGGCAGGAGCAGCAGCGCCGCGTTGAGCAACTGACCGACGAGGCCTGCGACTCGCTGATGGCCATGCGCCGCGATGAAGGGGCCGTGCTCCGGTCGGCGCTGGTCGATTTCTGCGACCGCCTTCGTGAGCACCTGGCGTTCATCCAGGAAAGGGCTCCCAAGGTGGTGGTCGAATACAAGGATCGGCTGCAAAGCCGCGTTGCCACGCTCATGGCCGCCGGTGGGTTCGAATTGCAGCAGGATGCGCTGGCCCGCGAGATCGCCATCTACGCGGAACGATGCGACATCAGCGAGGAGATCACCCGATTCGTGTCGCACCTGGGCCAATTCGGCGAGCTTTGTGATCGCCCGGAGCCGGTGGGGCGGACGCTGGATTTTCTGGCGCAGGAGCTTCTGCGTGAGGCCAATACGATCGCATCGAAAAGTGCCGACGCGGAGATCGCCTGGGCCGTGGTGGAAATGAAGGGACTGATCGACCGCCTGAAGGAGCAGGTTCAGAATGTCGAGTGACACAGGCTCGTCACGAGGAAACGAGCGCGGCCGGCTGGTGGTGATCAGCGGTCCGTCGGGAACGGGTAAATCCTCGATATGCGACGCGTTGCTGGAGCGCCTTCCCAACGCAGTGTGGAGCGTGTCCGTCACGACGCGCCGCCCACGTCCGGGCGACGTGGACGGGAAGACGTATCGTTTCGTGGACGCCGCGGAGTTCGACCGCCGCGCCGAGCGGGGCGAGTTTCTGGAATGGGCGGAATACTGCGGGCAGCGCTACGGCACGCCGCGCCGCGCGGTCGAGGAGGCCGTCGCTTCCGGCAACATCATCGTGCTGGAAATCGACGTGCAGGGCGGCATCCAGGTGGCCCGGGCGATGCCCGAGTCGATCCGCATCTTCATCCTGCCGCCCGATCCGGCGACGCTGCGGGCGCGACTGGAAGGGCGGCGGACCGAAGGGGCCGAGGAGTTGCAGCGTCGACTGGAGAAGGCCGACGGGGAAATCGCCGTGGCGCGGGACAGCGGGTGCTATCCCCATTTCGTGGTGAATGACGACCTGGAGGAGAGCATCGGGCGCGTCCTCCAGATCATCCGGGAGAACCAAGCGATATGATCGAGGCACTGCGACACGAGGAGTTGGTGAACAAGGTGGGCGGGCACTTCAAGCTGACGGTGCTGATCCAGCGGCGCTGGCTTCAGCTCATCCAGGGCGCGCGTCCCATGGTGGACGATCGCGGCCTCACCCCCATGGAGGTGGTTGTCAAGGAGATCCTCGAGGACAAAATCTGCCTGGAGGAAGTCGAAGCCGAAGACCTGGAAGCGGCGGCCAATGAGTGACATGAACGTGTCACCTGATCTGGCGGACCGCGAGGTCGTCGTCGGCGTTTCCGGCGGGATCGCCGCGTACAAGACGGCCGAGGTCGTATCACGCCTCGTGCAGCGCGGCGCCGGGGTGACCGTGGCCATGACGGCCGCGGCGCGCGAATTCGTCGGTCCGGTCACGTTTCAGGCGCTTTCCGGGCGACGCGTGCTCACCTCGATGTGGACGCCGGAGGATCCTTCCGACGTGCAGCATATCCGCCGCACGGACGAAGCGGGCCTTGTCCTGCTGGCCCCCGCCACGGCCAACCTGATCGGCAAGATTGCCGCCGGGATCGCCGATGACATCGTTACGACACTCGTGGTCTCGGCCGCATCACCCGTGCTCATCGCCCCGGCCATGAACGCTCGCATGTGGGGTAACGTCGTCGTCCAGCGAAACGTACACACGTTGAAGGAACTGGGTTTTCATTTTGTCGGTCCGGGTGAGGGTTGGCTGGCCTGCCGCACCGTGGGCGCGGGGCGCATGGCCGAACCCGCGGAAATCCTCGAAGCAGCGGTTGCGCTGCTGAAGTCCGCGCCGCCGCGTCCGAATCAGAAGGGCTGATAGGCCGCGCGGCGTAGCCGCCCGCCGGTCCGCGTAAGCTTTCCATCACGTACGCCATGCCTGCGGATCTTACATTGCTTCGCTTGCTGATCACCGCCGGTCCGACGCGCGAGCATATCGATCCCGTACGGTTCCTTTCCAACGCCTCCACGGGACGAATGGGTGTGGCCATCGCCACGGCCGCGGCCGCGCGGGGACACGACGTGCATCTCGTCGTCGGCCCCGTCGACATCCCGGTTCCCGAGGGTGTTCACGTTCATCGCGTGATCAGCGCGGTCGACATGCTCGAAGCTTGCCTGCAACTTTTCCCGGAGTGCCACGCCGCTGTTATGACTGCCGCCGTGTGCGACTACCGCCCCGCGAAGCGCGAGACGCGCAAGCTGCCCAAGCACGAACGAGGCCTGACCCTCGCCCTGGAGCCCACGCCGGATATCTGTGCCCGTCTCGGGGCGGTCAAGGAGCACCGCGTGGTTGTGGGGTTCGCGCTGGAGGATCACGACCACCGGGCCCACGCCGAGGAGAAACTGCGCCGCAAGAACTGCGACGCGATCGTGCTCAACACGCCGGAGAACATTGCCGCAGACCAGGGCCGGGTCGAGGTCCTCCGTGCCCAGGGCGGATGGTCGCTCCCGCTGGAAGGATCGAAGGGCATGATTGCCGAGTCGCTCGTGAGCCTTCTCGAAGACCTGGTCAGTACCCGGTGAGCCGGGCACGCGCAGCCGGACAGCGCATCGGGGCCGGGTTCTCAACCGTCGCGCGGCCGGTAAGGAGGGCTGCCTTGGAGATGTCATTGCAGGGTAACTGCGCGACGGAGGGGGCTCGCCGAGTCGGCAGGAAATGCCCGGGCGCCGCGATTGCCGATCGTGAGTATCTAATCTATTGTAAAACAATTGATTGTGAACAGCCTGGCGTTCCTCGGACAGAGTGCGAGGTGCCCTACGCCTTCGTAATGGGCTTTCAGAGCGAGTGTAAGCTCTTCACGTTACCCCTATTATCGTTCAAGGATTTTGAGCCCCCTATCCGATGAGCATGGGGCCGTTCCGTTGCGACTTGGCGCGCGGAGTATACACCGGGATAGGTGTGTGATCGCATGGGAGGTGCGACGGGCCTGCGGGTGTGGATTGTGGGATTGGTTATTGACTTGCCAGTTCCGCACTCTACAATTCGCCCGCTGTAGGCTTGCAGAACGTGCAACCGCGTGCTTCATGCGCAGGCGGGGGCAGCAACGTTTACGGGAGGCTTGCGGGTCGGCGTTGGCGCGTTGCCGCTCGCTCAAGTCCCCCAACTCAAGGACGTTGGCGGATTCACGAGATCAGGACGGTATACGGAACCGCTATTGTTCGGTGGTACGGACACCATTGATTCGCGGCAAACGGAACGTAACCGCCTCCGATCGAGCTGCTGGAGAGGGCAGGTCGAACGGTGGGGTTGCGCCCACAATATTCGTTTGATGTGGGACACAGGAAAGAGCGTGTGCGAAACCGCACGCCACAGTCTTCTCAAAACTGGAGGATCGACATGTTGTATTCGAGGAAGTTGAGCGACACTTGGCTTCGCACGGGTGTGCGGGGCGTGTCCCTGTTCGGCACGCTCTTCTGTGCGGTGGCCCTGGTGGTGCTGGCCACCGGCTGCCCGGTTCCGACGCCGACGACGTGCACGGAAGACGCCGACTGCGACGACGGTACTTTCTGCAATGGCGCGGAAACCTGCGTGGCCGGGGTTTGCACGCCTGGCGAGTCGCCCTGTGCTGAGGGTGAGACCTGCAACGAGACGGACGATCGCTGCGATGTTTGCGACGCGGACGCCGACTGCGACGACGGCGACCTCTGCACCGATGACGCTTGCACCGCCGGGCAGTGCGTGAACACCGCCGTTGACTGCGGTGACCAGGTCTGCAACCCGGACGATGGAACGTGCGTTGACTGCCTCGACGACACGGACTGCGAC
It encodes:
- a CDS encoding sodium:proton antiporter, with amino-acid sequence MKKVLVFSILLVLGLAGSQLLPSLVGDAYKPLQDAIRFLTMVGLSFIMIHVGYEFEIDKSRLRQYGWDYVVAATAAAFPWVFCCLYFIFVMLPSEIWSSWPIWKESLLASRFAAPTSAGVLFSMLAAAGLSATWVFRKARILAIFDDLDTVLLMIPLKMAMVGPRWQLGVIILIMGVLLWIGFRWLHRVRMPVSWPWVLGYSAAIAGASEIIYRFSKFFDDTVPIHIEVLLPAFVLGCIMAHPKGQDPHADDSREGHQEGPESPEEQKVSTIISAVFMVLVGLSMPLFLGSASSEAKASVSASALTTATPAMSAAQIALHVLLITVIANLGKMFCVLCYRREASLRERLAVAIGMWPRGEVGAGVLVLSLSYGIGGPVVVVAMLSLAVNLLLTGVFIWFIKKLLRTAA
- a CDS encoding thrombospondin type 3 repeat-containing protein; this encodes MSPQKRSFPAGTTEVVHTAKDIFGNKSFCRQKITVELPDSDGDRIPDCNDLCPTVTALSPTGCPGICLDPEADGVCSATDNCPRVFNPEQLDADGDGFGDACDECPDDAGKNLPGICGCGVADTDTDGDGIANCTDQCPGTAAGVLVDAAGCPVEPEPPQPLPDADGDGVSDDADACPDTPAGEAVDEVGCPLEPEPPQVLDADGDGVSDEMDDCPDTPANTAVDEVGCPLPADSDGDGVADAEDACPDTPAGTSVNAAGCPQGIGRLPFPFMCGSMGMIGWAFLGLGLTTLALARRRPI
- a CDS encoding triose-phosphate isomerase, which gives rise to MRTPLIAGNWKMHKTLREAQELSGAIREGLQDVRGVDVLLCPPFPYLLPVGEAVSGSPILLGAQNVHEEPQGAFTGEVSVSMLVDAGCKYVIIGHSERRHVFGESGHRLAKKVRAAVSGGLNVIYCVGETLEEREAEQTNGVIHRQLEEVVAKDVPIERLTIAYEPVWAIGTGKNATPSQAQDVHAFIRPHLAGVYGAAGADKIRILYGGSVKPGNAADLLSQPDIDGALVGGACLVAADFLAIISAARP
- the secG gene encoding preprotein translocase subunit SecG, whose amino-acid sequence is MLILAEMTWTQWFLAGLIITSCVLLMVVILLQKGRGEGLAGALGGGGGGAFGSKTGDMFTWVTVVLASIVLLLSVVSNFAFDPTRGREAAATAPAPEQPAQSPTPAPMTVPITVNENGNIEMPPGMEGVLNVTTDAGKAPPAEQKTPAASGSAPAEETPKDSAGTPAPQEEPKKPEGGTAP
- a CDS encoding YicC family protein, whose amino-acid sequence is MILSMTGYGSASCVADGVSYLVEVRSVNHRYLKLNIRLPDAWQFVEAAVDRVLRRRLSRGSVSCTLRIRSEGIGGMPPLNLDVAQNYADALSSIRLPYGIQATIDLSALAGLPGVSETSEIDDETRQEQQRRVEQLTDEACDSLMAMRRDEGAVLRSALVDFCDRLREHLAFIQERAPKVVVEYKDRLQSRVATLMAAGGFELQQDALAREIAIYAERCDISEEITRFVSHLGQFGELCDRPEPVGRTLDFLAQELLREANTIASKSADAEIAWAVVEMKGLIDRLKEQVQNVE
- the gmk gene encoding guanylate kinase produces the protein MSSDTGSSRGNERGRLVVISGPSGTGKSSICDALLERLPNAVWSVSVTTRRPRPGDVDGKTYRFVDAAEFDRRAERGEFLEWAEYCGQRYGTPRRAVEEAVASGNIIVLEIDVQGGIQVARAMPESIRIFILPPDPATLRARLEGRRTEGAEELQRRLEKADGEIAVARDSGCYPHFVVNDDLEESIGRVLQIIRENQAI
- a CDS encoding DNA-directed RNA polymerase subunit omega: MIEALRHEELVNKVGGHFKLTVLIQRRWLQLIQGARPMVDDRGLTPMEVVVKEILEDKICLEEVEAEDLEAAANE
- a CDS encoding phosphopantothenoylcysteine decarboxylase gives rise to the protein MADREVVVGVSGGIAAYKTAEVVSRLVQRGAGVTVAMTAAAREFVGPVTFQALSGRRVLTSMWTPEDPSDVQHIRRTDEAGLVLLAPATANLIGKIAAGIADDIVTTLVVSAASPVLIAPAMNARMWGNVVVQRNVHTLKELGFHFVGPGEGWLACRTVGAGRMAEPAEILEAAVALLKSAPPRPNQKG
- a CDS encoding phosphopantothenoylcysteine decarboxylase, whose protein sequence is MLRLLITAGPTREHIDPVRFLSNASTGRMGVAIATAAAARGHDVHLVVGPVDIPVPEGVHVHRVISAVDMLEACLQLFPECHAAVMTAAVCDYRPAKRETRKLPKHERGLTLALEPTPDICARLGAVKEHRVVVGFALEDHDHRAHAEEKLRRKNCDAIVLNTPENIAADQGRVEVLRAQGGWSLPLEGSKGMIAESLVSLLEDLVSTR